The following DNA comes from Streptomyces sp. NBC_00102.
CTCGGGGCCGGAAGCGAGCCCGGCGAGGGCCCCTGCGAGGTCCGCGGAGAGGGCGTCCAGCTCGGCGTAGCTGAGGGTCGTGGTGGTGTCGGTGACGGCGGGGGCGTCCGGGGTGCGGAGCGCCTGGGACGCGAAGAGGGCGGGCAGGGTCGCGTCCGGTGCCGCCCCGGTGAGCGGGGTGCCGGTGCCCCAGCGGGTGACCCGGACGCGCTCCCCCGCGGTCAGCAGGTCGTAGCCGGCGATCGGCCGGCCGGGGTCGGTGGTCACCTGTTCCAGGAGGCGGACGAGCCGGGCGGCGAGGGTTTCGACGGTGTCGCGGTCGAAGAGGGCGGTGGCGTACTCGATCCCCGATGTGAGGCCGCCGCCGTCGCGTTCCTCGGTGAAGGCGAAGGTGAGGTCGAACTTGCTCAGGCCGTTGTGGACGAGCCGGTCCTGGACGGTGAGGCCGGGGAATTCGGGGCGGACGGACTCCTGGTTCTGCAGGACCAGCATGGTCTGGAAGAGCGGGTGGTGGTCGCCGGCCCGGACGGGGTTGAGGCTCTCCACCAGCCGTTCGAAGGGGACGTCCTGGTTCGCGTAGGCGGCGAGGTCGAACTCCCGTACACGCACGAGGAGTTCCAGGAAGGACGGCTCACCCGACAGGTCGGTGCGCAGGACCAGGGTGTTGACGAAGAACCCGACCAGGTCCTCCAGCGCCTCGTCGGTGCGCCCGGCGACGGGGGTGCCGAGCGGGATGTCGTCGCCCGCGCCGTGCCGGTGCAGCAGCACGGCCACCGCGGCCTGGAGCACCATGAAGAGGCTGCTCCCCGACTCCCTCGCCAGGATCTGGAGCCGGGCGTGCAGCTCGGGGGTCACGTCGAACTCGTGGACGTCGCCCCTCGGGTCGGCGGCCACCGGGCGGGGCCGGTCGAGCGGCAGGTCGATCAGGCCGGGCAGGTCCGCGAGGGCGGTGTGCCAGTGGTCCAGCTGCTGCCGGAGCGCACTCCCGGGTGCGATGCCGTCGCCCAGGGCGGCGTGCTGCCAGAGGGTGTAGTCGGCGTACTGGAGCAGGGTGCCGACCGCCGGTGCGGGTCCTCGGCCGGCGAGCCGGTCGCGGTAGGACTCGCCCAGCTGGCGGGCGAGAGGGGCGAGGGACCAGCCGTCGCCCGCGATGTGGTGCAGGACCAGTACCAGGACGTGACGGCCGGGGGCGGTGCGCAGCAGGCGGGCGCGCAGCGGCAGGTCGACGGTGACGTCGAACGGCTCACGCACGGCGTCGAACACGGCCTCCTCCAGGTCGGCGGGGGCCACGGGGGCGACCGGCAGCGCGGGAGTGGCGCCGTCGGCGTCGGCCACCGACTGGTGCGGTGTGCCGTCCCGTTCGGGGAAGAGGGTGCGCAGGGACTCGTGGCGCTCCACGACGTCGTGCAGCGCCGCGCGCAGTGCGTCCGTGTCGAGGGCGCCGTCGAGTTCGAGGACGAGCGGGATGTTGTAGGTGGAGCTGGGTCCTTCGAGCCGGTTGAGGAACCAGAGCCGCCGCTGGGCGAAGGAGAGCGGCAGTGGGTCGGGCCGCTGTCCGGCGGGCACCACGGGCGGGCGGGTCCGGGCTTCCGGGTCGAGGGCGCGGGCCAGGCCCGCGACGGTCGGGTGCTCGAAGAGGGTGCGCACAGCGATCTCGGCGCCCAGGACCGCGCGGACTCGGCTCACCACGCGCATGGCGAGGAGCGAGTGGCCGCCGAGGTCGAAGAAGTCGCTGTGCGGGCCGACTTCGGTCAGCTGCAGGACGTCGGCGAAGATCCCGGCGAGCAGTTCCTCCCGGAGCGTGAGCCGTCCGGGCAGGGTGGGTCCCTCGGTGTGCGGATCGGGTTCGGGCAGGGCCCGCCGGTCCACCTTGCCGTTGGGCAGGAGGGGCAGCGCGTCCAGTACGACGACGGCGGAGGGCACCATGTGGTGCGGGAGTGCCTCGGCGAGGGCGTCGCGCAGGGCGACGGGGCGTACGGCGGGGTCGTCGGTCACGGCGTAGCCGACGAGGCGGCGCCGGCCGGGCGCGTCCTCGCGGATCACCGCGCAGGCGCCCGTGACCCCGGGGTTCGCCAGGAGTGCTGCCTCCACTTCCCCCAACTCGATCCGGAATCCTCGGAGTTTGACCTGGTCGTCGGCGCGGGCCAGGTATTCGAGCTGTCCGTCTCCGTTCCACCGCACCAGGTCGCCGGTCCGGTACATGCGGGTGCCGTCGGGGGTGAAGGGGTCGGCGACGAAGTGTTGGGCGGTCAGGGCGGGCCGGTGCAGGTAGCCCCGGGCGAGGTTGGGCCCGGAGAGGTACAGCTCCCCCGTGACGCCGGGGGGTACGGGGCGCAGCCGGGCGTCGAGCACATGGGCGCGCATGGTGTCCACCGGCCGGCCGATCGGGACCGCTTCGGCCGCTGCCGCGGTCCGGGGGCCGGCCGCGCGGTGCGCGGTGGCGTCGATGGTCGCCTCGGTGGGCCCGTAGAGGTTGTGCGCTTCGGCGCCCCAGCGGTCGGCGATCCCGTCGGCGAGGGCGCGCGGCAGCGGTTCGCCGCCGCAGAGGACGGCGCGCAGCCGGGGCAGGGGTGCGGCATGGGCCGTCCCGGCGAGGACGTGGGTCAGGTGCGAGGGCACGAACTGGGCGACGGTGACGCCGAACCGGCCCATCCAGGAGACGAGTTCGTCGGGTTCCCGGTTGGCCCGGGGCGGCAGCACGCAGACCTCGGCGCCGTTCATCAGCGGGAGCCACAGCTCCCACACGGAGGCGTCGAAGCTGGTGGAGGTGCGGGCGAGGACCCGGTCCTCCTCCGTGAGGTCAAGGTGGTCCGCCATCCACGCCATGTGGTTGGCCAGCGCGGCGTGGGGCACGACCACACCCTTGGGGCGTCCGGTGGAGCCGGAGGTGTAGATGACGTACGCCGGGTCCTGCGGGTGGGGTACGTGCCGGAAGTCCGGGAGTTCCGGGGCGTCCTGGGCTTCCCGGTCCGCCGGGGCGTCGAGGACGAGCCGGTCCACGCCGGCCTCGGGCAGTGAGGGCCCGGTGGCTTCCGTGGTGAGCAGCAGGACGGGCCGGGCGTCGTCGAGCATGTGCCGGATGCGGGCCTGCGGGTACTCCGGGTCGACGGGTACGTAGGCGGCGCCGGCCCGCAGCACGGCCAGCATGGCGACGACGGTGTGCGCGGACGGGGGTGCGGCGATGGCCACCCGGTCCTCGCGGCCCGCGCCGCGCGCGCGGAGCGTGCGGGCGAGGGTGTCGGCGCGGGCGTCGAGTTCGGCGTAGGTGAGGGTGGTGCGCTCGTCGCGGACCGCGACCGCGTGGGGGGTGCGCGCGGCCTGTTCCCGGATCGCCTCGGGGGCGGTGAGGGCGGGCAACGGCCGGTCACGGCCGCGGCCTTGGGCGAGCATCCGGTCCCGCTCGTCCGGTCCGAGCGGGTCGAGGTCCCCGACGGGGAGGTCGGGGTCGGCGACGGCGAGGGTGAGCACGCGGGCGAAGCGGTCGCTCAGACCGTGGGCGGTGGCGGCGTCGAAGAGGTCGGTGGCGTACTCCAGGTACCCGCCGATACCGGCGGGTGAACCAGCGAAGTCCCTTTCGGACGAGTCGAGTTCGGTGAGCGAGAACGTCAGGTCGAACTTGCTGATCCCGGTGTGCCGGGACCGGTCCCGGGTGGTGATCCCGGGCAGGTCGAGGTCGGTCCGGTCCTGGTTCTGGAGGACCAGCATGGTCTGGAAGAGCGGGTGGTGGCCGCCGGACCGCTCGGGGTTGACGGCTTCCACGATCCGCTCGAAGGGGAGGTCGCCGTGGCTGAAGGCGGCGATGTCGAACTCCCTTACTCGTTCCAGCAGTTCGCGGAAGGTCGGGTCGCCAGAGAGGTCCGTGCGCAGGACGACGGTGTTGACGAAGAACCCGACCAGATCGCCGAGGGCCTCGTCGGAGCGGCCCGCCGCCGCGGTGCCCAGCGGGATGTCGGTACCGGCGCCGTGGGCGTGCAGCGCCACCGCCAGCGCCGCCTGGAGCACCATGAAGGGGGTGCAGCCGGCCGCGCGGGCGAGCCGGACGAGCGCGGCGTGTTCGGCGGCGGGCAGGGCGAAGGGCACCGCGTCGCCCCGGTGGCCGGCCACGGCGGGGCGGGGCCGGTCGAGGGGCAGGTCGAGCAGGTCGGGGGCGCCGCGCAGGGCTTCCCGCCAGTGGGCGAGCTGGATCGCGGCCAGGCTCTCCGGATCGGACTCGTCGCCGAGCAGTCCGCGCTGCCAGAGGGTGTAGTCGGCGTACTGCACCGGCAGCGCGGGCCAGTCGGGGGTGCCGGTGCCCTCGGCCCGGGCGCGGTAGGCGGCGCCGAGATCGCGGACGAGGGGGGCGAGGGACCAGCCGTCGGCGACGACGTGGTGGAGAACGAGGACCAACTGGTGGGATTCCGGGCCCTGCTGGAGCAGCCAGGCCCGGACGGACGGGTCGCCGGCGAGATCGAAGGGCTCGGCGATCAGACGGCGGATCGTTTCCTCCGCCCAGGCTCCGGCCGCTCCGGTGTCGGTCACCCCGGCCGGGGGCCGCCGGACGGTCAGGGGGACCAGCTCCGCCGCGACGGCCGCGTCCAGGACGTGCTGGCGGGGTACGCCGTCGGTCTCGGCGAAGACGGTGCGCAGGCTCTCGTGGCGGGCGACCACGTCGGCCAGCGCGCCCCTCAGGGCCTGGACGTCGAGCGGGCCGTCCAGCTCCAGGACGAGCGGAATGGTGTAGGTGTCGCCGGGGCCCTCGGCCCTGTTGAGGAACCAGAGCCGCTGCTGCGCGAAGGAGAGCGGAACCGCCTCGGGGCGCGGCTGCGGCGCGAGGGCGGGCCGGGCCGTGCCCGCGGTGTCGAGGACCGCGGCGAGCGAGGCGACCGTGGGGTGGTCGAAGAGGGTGCGCAGGCCGAGTTCGGCGCCCAGGGCGGCACGGACCCGGCCGGTGAGGCGGGTGGCGAGCAGCGAATGGCCGCCCAAGGAGAAGAAGTTGTCGTCGGCCCCGACGGCGGCGACGCCGAGGACGTCGGCGAACAGACCGGCCAGCACCTCTTCGTACGCGGTGCGCGGGGCGCGGCCGGTGGTGGCCGCGGCGGGGGGTTCGGGCAGGGCGCGGCGGTCGACCTTGCCGTTGGGGTTGAGCGGGAGCGCGTCGAGCGCGACGAACACCGAGGGCACCATGTACGCGGGCAGGGCTCGGCCCACCCGGCGGGCGAGCGCCGTGTCGTCGAGCGCCCGGGTGCCGGCGGCCGGCACCAGGTACGCGACGAGCCGGCGGTCGCCGGGTATGTCCTCACGGACCAGGACGCAGGCGGCGCGGACTCCGGGGTCCGCGAGCAGGGTGCTCTCGATCTCGGCCGGTTCGATGCGGTATCCGCGCAGCTTGACCTGCCCGTCCGCGCGTCCGACGTACTCGATCTCGCCGCGCGCGGTCCAGCGCACGAGGTCGCCGGTGCGGTACATGCGGGCCCCGTGCGGGCCGTACGGGTCGGCGACGAACCGGCCCGCGGTCAGGGCCGGGCGCCCCCGGTAGCCGCGCGCGACGCCGCGTCCGGCCACGTACAGCTCGCCCACCACGCCGGGCGGCACCAGGGCGAGGCCGGCGTCGAGGACGTGCAGCCGCATCCCGTCGAGGGGGCGGCCGATGGGCGGCAGTCCGCCCGCGTCGGCGGCCACCCGGTGGCGGGCGGCGAAGGTGGTGGTCTCGGTGGGGCCGTACACGTGCAGGACCTGGGTGCGGGGTGCGGCGGCGGCCACCCGCTGCATCAGGTCCGGGGTGGCGGCCTCGCCACCGGCGGCGACCAGCCGCAGCCCGGCGAAGGCCGACGGGTCGGCCTCGGCCACCACGTTGAACAGGGCCGTGGTGAGGAACAGCGCGGTCACCCCGTACCGGTCGACGAGCCCGGTGAGGACGGGCGCCTCCAGGACGCCGGAGGGCGCGACGACCACCCGGCCGCCGTGCAGGAGCGGAACCCAGATCTCGAAGGTGGAGGCGTCGAAGACGTACGCGGAGTGCATCAGCACCGCCTCGCACGCCCGGCCCGTCCAGGTGGTGTCGGCGGTCAGGGCGAGCACGTCCGCGTGGGTCACCCCGACCCCCTTGGGCAGGCCGGTGGATCCGGAGGTGAACATCACGTAGGCGAGCCGGTCGGGGTGCGTCGCCTCCGGGAGGCGTCCCGGCGCCGGTGGGGCGCCGCGCAGCACCCGGCCGAGGGTGTCGACGACGATCACCGGCAGGACGGCGGTGGTCACCTTCACCCAGTTCTGCCCGGCCGCTGCCTCGTCGACCACCAGGGCTCGGACCCCGGCGACCTCCGCGACGCGGCCGAGGCGCTCCTCGGGCCAGGCGGCGTCCATCGGTACGTACGCGGCGCCCGCGCCGACCACGCCGAGGGTGGCGGCCACCACCGCGGCGGAGCGGTCCACGAGAACACCGACACCGTCCTCGGCCGCGAGTCCCCAGCCCGCCAGCGCTCCGGAGAGTTCCGCCGCGTCGCGGGCCAGCTCCCGGTAGGTGAGCGTGACGTCGCCGTCCACCACCGCCGGGGCGTCCGGGGTGCGCCGGGCCTGTGATGCGAACGCCTCCGCGAGACTCGTGGCCGGTGGCGGGACCGGCAGTTCGGCGCCACGGCCGTGGGCGAGGAGTTCCCGGGCGGCCTGTTCGTCGAGCAACGGCAGCTCACGCAGGGGGGTTTCGGTGTCCGCAGCGGCGAGGGCCTTCAGGAAGGAGACGACGGCGCGCTGGCTCAGCCGCACGTCCTCGGGGCGGTACAGCTCCGGGTTGGCGTCGAACCCGATCAACGGACCCGTACCTTCGGAGCGTTCGGAGACGAAGAGGGAGACGTCGTCGACCGGGCCGATGGACAGCACGCGGGAGGTGGCGGGGCTGCCGGCGAACTCGAGGTCGTACTCGTAGCCCATGATGTTGACGACGACGTCCGTCAGACGTGCCGCGTCGTCGGCCATCCTGAGCTCGCGGGCGAGCTGCTCGCGGGAGAAGCGCCGGTGGCGCAGGGCGCCGCGCATCTCCAGGGCGACGGCGCGGACGAGTTCGCCGACCGTCATGTCGGTGGTGATGCCCAGCCGCAGCGGCACGATGTTGGCGGTCATGCCGACGATGTGCCGCAGTCCGCCGTGGCGGCCGTTGGAGGCGAGACCCACGACGACGTCCCTGGTGCCGGTGGCCCGGCCCACGTAGGCGGCGACCGCGCTCACCAGCACGGCGGTCCAGCTGGTGCGGTTGGCGGCGGCGAGCCGGCGCAGATCGTCGAGGACGGTCACGGGCAGGGTCTCACCGGTGTGCAGGTGCACGCCGTCCGCGTCCGCCCCGGCGGGAGTGGCCGGGGCGGGGACGTCGGCGCGGCGGCGGATGAGCGGTGTACCGCCCCGCGTGCCGGCCCCGTCGGCCTCGTCCGTCCTACCGGCCTCGTCCGTCTTACCGGCCCCGTCCGTCCCACCGGCCTCGTCGGAGGCTGAGCCGTCGGCGTCCGGCGCCCGGTCGGCGAACTTGGCGGTCCAGTAGGCGCGGTCCGCCTCGTACCGTTCGGAGACGAGGTAGGCGGCCTCGTCGGCGAGGAGGCCCGCGAGCGGGGCGGGCGCCGGCAGCTCGGCCCCGGCGATGTCCTCGCCCCGCAGGACGCGTGCGTAGAGGTCGGCCACGATGCGGGCGAAGACGGCGCCGCCGAGGCCGTCCACGACGATGTGGTGGAAGCGGATGTACCAGTAGTGCCATCGGGGGCCGAGGCGCAGCAGCGCCAGGCTGTGGCGCGGGGTGTCGATGCTGTCGACGGTGGCCATGTCCTCGGCCAGGTAGCGCTCGGCGGCGGCCGCGGGATCTTCGGTGGCGGAGAGGTCGACCAGGCGGAGCTGGTCGGTGCGGGACCGGGGGTGCGGCGCGATCCGCTGGCGCACGGTGCCGTCCCTGAGGACGAACTCGGTGTTGAGGCTGTCGCAGAGGGCGACCGCGCGGGCGACGGCGGCGGCGAAGACCTCCGCGTCGAGGTCGCCGCGGATCTCGAAGCACTCGGCGATGTTGAACTTCGGGCTCTCCGGTTCGACCAGTTGGCCGTACCACACGCCTTGCTGAGCCACAGTCAGTTCGAAAAGGTCATCGGGAATCGAACGAGACGGGATCGAGTCGTTTTCAGTCATGCCGGTCGACACCTTTGGGGAGAGATTTCGGGGACGACGGAGAGCGCGGGGAGGAAATCCGCCACACCTGTGCGCACATCGTCGGAAAAGGGGTCCGCGGAAGCGGAGAGAAGAGCCGGCGCGCACCGCTCGGCGCAAAACCACCGGAGTCTTGCGCCGGGCGCATTCAACCGGCGCACGACCCGATCCCGCTCCCCCGAAAGGGACGCTGGATGAATCACCGGTGTTTTCCGGATGGCTCGCGCGCATTCCGCTCGGTGGCACAGGAAAGCTGTCCACCGAAAATGGATCAGGAGCCGGTCACACCCTGATCGATTCCGTTCCAACGAATCCCATCAGGGCTTCGAAAAGAACAGAATCGATCAGGATGCGTACAGAAACGCAAGCGGAGGCACCATTTCCCCCTGGAGCGTGCTTTGAAAGCAGCGCCGTCCGCCCGGCAAGCGGCACGGCGACGACACGCCCCGGCAGGGCGGTGCGCTCCCGCGCACCGGCGGCCGACTACTCGGCCGTGGCCTCCATCGCCCGTACCAGGCCGGCGGGCCGCATGTCGGTCCAGGCTGCCTCGATCGCGTCCAGACACTCCTGACGCGACCCCTCCGGGCCGACGGCACGCCAGCCGCCCGGGATCTCGATGCGCGCGGGCCACAGCGAGTACTGACCCTCGTCGTTGACCAGCGCCACGAACCGTCCCGACTCGTCATCGAAAGGATTGGTCACGGCCGTCCCCCACCTGTTCTCGCTCTTTCTTCGACATGTTCACCAGGCATTCCCGGGAACATCACGCCGGATCACTCCCGCCGCGACTCCGCCGGCCCCCGACCCTTTTCCGCCACCTCGGTCATACGGGAGCAGTGGCATATCGCACGCTCTTTCGATCGACCTCGGCATCCGGATCGGGGTCACCCCGACTTCACCCGTTCATGCCAATCACATTAGAGGATGCACGGCTGTCAAAGGTTCTATTCGCCCCATTGCCACCTGACCCCCATTTCGGCGAGGCGACCCACCTCGCCCTGGACATATGCCAAGCGATCATCAGCGAACCCGTTCAGTCGCTCCGTGTCCCGATTGCACGGATATCGCTGAATTTGGCCCCTGGCATTTCATGGAAGCGCCCGCGCGCGCCCGCAGACGCCGTCGCGCCGAATGATCCAACCGAGCTACCGTGCGCCGGGCACGCGCCCCGTCCGCCGCCCGTCACCCGCACACGGCGACCGTCCGCGGCGCCCGTCCCCCGTAGCGCGCCCCGTCACCGGAGGGCGATCAGCCCCGCCGCCGTCACCCGGAAGCCGCAGGCGTCGACGTAGAACGGCCGCAGGCGCTCCTCGAAGTCGACGTGCAGCCAGGCGCACCGCGCGGTACGGGCCTCGCCGGCCGCGGCCGCGACCAGGGCCGCACCGACCCCGCGCGAACGGTGGTCCCGGGAGACCACCGTGTCCAGGAGGAAGGCGTGGAGCCCGCCGTCCCAGGCCACGTTGACGAAGCCGACCAGCGCGTCGCCCTCTCGGGCGCAGACCCAGCCCAGGCTGTGTCGCTCCAGGCGCTCCCGCCAGTCGGTCCCGGTGGCCGGACCGCCGAACCCCTCGCGGTGCAGAGCGTCGAGGGCCGCGTCGTCGAAGTCGCCCCGCCACACGTAAGTGATCGTCACAGGCGGGATCATAGGAACACCGGGCACGGCCCGGGAGAGCAGCCTTCCGGCGGGCGGGACCGAGCGACCCGCGCACCGGGCCGACCTCCGCCACGGGCGGCAGCCCACCACGAGCAGCAGATTCCGCGTCCCGGGGCACCCAAGGGCTACGCAGTGCAGGGGCTTCGCCGGAGGCGGGTGGCGCGCGGCCGGAGATTCCGACCCGGCGAGCGGGCGAGACCGGCGCGTCACCGGGGGCGCCCTCGAACGCCGCGGCTCCGGCAGCAGGGGAATCCGGTCCGCGATCCCCCGCGGAACTCCCGGTGGTGGACCCGGAGGCGGTGGCCACGGCAGCCGTAATCCCGTGGACCGGGGAACCGTGGGCCACGGGCTGGGATGCGGCGCCCGGCAACAGCGGCGCGGGCACCGGGCGCGGCGCGGGCACGTCCCTGGAGGAAGCAGCGCTCGAACGGCTCCGGGAGCACGGCACGAGTCCGGCCGCTCCGGTGGCCGGCACCACGGCGGACCCCGCGAAGGCCGGCTCGCGGAGGGCCGCCACGCGGGCGGCCGGCGCCGGAAAGCCGGACGCGAAGGAGGCCGGCACCAGCCCGGTCTCCCTGCTGATCCGGGCCGGGCGTCCACCGAAGCGGTGGATCCCCGTCACCGGGTCCGCATTCGGTACCTACGTCACCGCCTGGAACACCGGTGAGGTGGGCCTCGGCACCGCGTCCGCCTCCTCCGACGCCCCGGCGAAGCGCTCCTGGACGATCTCGCCCTCCCTGGCGGGAGGCTGCTGACGGCGACAGCCCGTATCCGGTTCGCCCCGCGCGGGACCGCGCGGGACCGTAGAGGACCACGCGAGACCGCGCGGGACAGCACAGGACCGCGCGGGACCGCGCGATCCTCCGCGGGGCGATCCCCCCGGCCGTCCCACGGCCGGACCATGACGATCCATCACCCGCCCAGACCCTCCC
Coding sequences within:
- a CDS encoding GNAT family N-acetyltransferase; the protein is MTITYVWRGDFDDAALDALHREGFGGPATGTDWRERLERHSLGWVCAREGDALVGFVNVAWDGGLHAFLLDTVVSRDHRSRGVGAALVAAAAGEARTARCAWLHVDFEERLRPFYVDACGFRVTAAGLIALR
- a CDS encoding MbtH family protein; the encoded protein is MTNPFDDESGRFVALVNDEGQYSLWPARIEIPGGWRAVGPEGSRQECLDAIEAAWTDMRPAGLVRAMEATAE
- a CDS encoding non-ribosomal peptide synthetase; the protein is MTENDSIPSRSIPDDLFELTVAQQGVWYGQLVEPESPKFNIAECFEIRGDLDAEVFAAAVARAVALCDSLNTEFVLRDGTVRQRIAPHPRSRTDQLRLVDLSATEDPAAAAERYLAEDMATVDSIDTPRHSLALLRLGPRWHYWYIRFHHIVVDGLGGAVFARIVADLYARVLRGEDIAGAELPAPAPLAGLLADEAAYLVSERYEADRAYWTAKFADRAPDADGSASDEAGGTDGAGKTDEAGRTDEADGAGTRGGTPLIRRRADVPAPATPAGADADGVHLHTGETLPVTVLDDLRRLAAANRTSWTAVLVSAVAAYVGRATGTRDVVVGLASNGRHGGLRHIVGMTANIVPLRLGITTDMTVGELVRAVALEMRGALRHRRFSREQLARELRMADDAARLTDVVVNIMGYEYDLEFAGSPATSRVLSIGPVDDVSLFVSERSEGTGPLIGFDANPELYRPEDVRLSQRAVVSFLKALAAADTETPLRELPLLDEQAARELLAHGRGAELPVPPPATSLAEAFASQARRTPDAPAVVDGDVTLTYRELARDAAELSGALAGWGLAAEDGVGVLVDRSAAVVAATLGVVGAGAAYVPMDAAWPEERLGRVAEVAGVRALVVDEAAAGQNWVKVTTAVLPVIVVDTLGRVLRGAPPAPGRLPEATHPDRLAYVMFTSGSTGLPKGVGVTHADVLALTADTTWTGRACEAVLMHSAYVFDASTFEIWVPLLHGGRVVVAPSGVLEAPVLTGLVDRYGVTALFLTTALFNVVAEADPSAFAGLRLVAAGGEAATPDLMQRVAAAAPRTQVLHVYGPTETTTFAARHRVAADAGGLPPIGRPLDGMRLHVLDAGLALVPPGVVGELYVAGRGVARGYRGRPALTAGRFVADPYGPHGARMYRTGDLVRWTARGEIEYVGRADGQVKLRGYRIEPAEIESTLLADPGVRAACVLVREDIPGDRRLVAYLVPAAGTRALDDTALARRVGRALPAYMVPSVFVALDALPLNPNGKVDRRALPEPPAAATTGRAPRTAYEEVLAGLFADVLGVAAVGADDNFFSLGGHSLLATRLTGRVRAALGAELGLRTLFDHPTVASLAAVLDTAGTARPALAPQPRPEAVPLSFAQQRLWFLNRAEGPGDTYTIPLVLELDGPLDVQALRGALADVVARHESLRTVFAETDGVPRQHVLDAAVAAELVPLTVRRPPAGVTDTGAAGAWAEETIRRLIAEPFDLAGDPSVRAWLLQQGPESHQLVLVLHHVVADGWSLAPLVRDLGAAYRARAEGTGTPDWPALPVQYADYTLWQRGLLGDESDPESLAAIQLAHWREALRGAPDLLDLPLDRPRPAVAGHRGDAVPFALPAAEHAALVRLARAAGCTPFMVLQAALAVALHAHGAGTDIPLGTAAAGRSDEALGDLVGFFVNTVVLRTDLSGDPTFRELLERVREFDIAAFSHGDLPFERIVEAVNPERSGGHHPLFQTMLVLQNQDRTDLDLPGITTRDRSRHTGISKFDLTFSLTELDSSERDFAGSPAGIGGYLEYATDLFDAATAHGLSDRFARVLTLAVADPDLPVGDLDPLGPDERDRMLAQGRGRDRPLPALTAPEAIREQAARTPHAVAVRDERTTLTYAELDARADTLARTLRARGAGREDRVAIAAPPSAHTVVAMLAVLRAGAAYVPVDPEYPQARIRHMLDDARPVLLLTTEATGPSLPEAGVDRLVLDAPADREAQDAPELPDFRHVPHPQDPAYVIYTSGSTGRPKGVVVPHAALANHMAWMADHLDLTEEDRVLARTSTSFDASVWELWLPLMNGAEVCVLPPRANREPDELVSWMGRFGVTVAQFVPSHLTHVLAGTAHAAPLPRLRAVLCGGEPLPRALADGIADRWGAEAHNLYGPTEATIDATAHRAAGPRTAAAAEAVPIGRPVDTMRAHVLDARLRPVPPGVTGELYLSGPNLARGYLHRPALTAQHFVADPFTPDGTRMYRTGDLVRWNGDGQLEYLARADDQVKLRGFRIELGEVEAALLANPGVTGACAVIREDAPGRRRLVGYAVTDDPAVRPVALRDALAEALPHHMVPSAVVVLDALPLLPNGKVDRRALPEPDPHTEGPTLPGRLTLREELLAGIFADVLQLTEVGPHSDFFDLGGHSLLAMRVVSRVRAVLGAEIAVRTLFEHPTVAGLARALDPEARTRPPVVPAGQRPDPLPLSFAQRRLWFLNRLEGPSSTYNIPLVLELDGALDTDALRAALHDVVERHESLRTLFPERDGTPHQSVADADGATPALPVAPVAPADLEEAVFDAVREPFDVTVDLPLRARLLRTAPGRHVLVLVLHHIAGDGWSLAPLARQLGESYRDRLAGRGPAPAVGTLLQYADYTLWQHAALGDGIAPGSALRQQLDHWHTALADLPGLIDLPLDRPRPVAADPRGDVHEFDVTPELHARLQILARESGSSLFMVLQAAVAVLLHRHGAGDDIPLGTPVAGRTDEALEDLVGFFVNTLVLRTDLSGEPSFLELLVRVREFDLAAYANQDVPFERLVESLNPVRAGDHHPLFQTMLVLQNQESVRPEFPGLTVQDRLVHNGLSKFDLTFAFTEERDGGGLTSGIEYATALFDRDTVETLAARLVRLLEQVTTDPGRPIAGYDLLTAGERVRVTRWGTGTPLTGAAPDATLPALFASQALRTPDAPAVTDTTTTLSYAELDALSADLAGALAGLASGPEAGIGVLLARSPAVVTASLGAVRAAGAYVPMDARWPEERLEQVAGVASLRVLVVDEDALASPWVTATADRLPVLVVDRLGRILRGAPERPGRPAAVPGPDALAYTMFTSGSTGLPKGVGVTHADVAALADDSAWREGAADAVLMHSAYVFDASTFEIWAPLLHGGRIVVAPEGVLEARVLADAVQEHGVSAVFLTTALFNVIAETAPEAFRGLRLLCAGGELASPDAMQRIAGTTPGLRVLHVYGPTETTTFATRYDVPAGLPAGPPPIGRPLDGMRLYVLDASLGPVAPGVTGELYLAGRGVSRGYTGQPALTAGRFVADPYGPAGGRMYRTGDLVRWTPDGQIAYVARADGQVKLRGYRIELGEIESLLAGCEGVADSFAVVREDIPGDRRLVAYVVPAAGGRPTPAGLARALGRSLPAYMVPSVFVPLDALPLTVNGKVDRRALPVPVHPAPDRKGPGRTARPARSGRSAREEILRGLFADVLGLDGTRVDGHDDFFALGGHSLLATRLAARIRTALGVEVPVKALFEHPTPAALAAVLDGAEEARRPLERTGERPDPLPLSYAQQRLWFLGRLEGPSATYNVPLVLRLDGPLDARALARALADVVERHESLRTVFPETDGVARQVVLDTARADLDLTPRDTGPADLGDALTAEVTHPFDVSTELPVRARLMRLAPESHVLALVLHHIAGDGWSLAPLARDLGEAYRARTVGEEPGWSELAVQYADYTLWQRALLGDEDDPDGQAARQLAFWRTALAGAPDLLELPYDRPRPAVPAHRGDAHPFTVGAGTHRALAGLARTRGSSLFMVLQAALSVLLSRHGAGEDIPLGTAVAGRTDEALDDLVGFFVNTLVLRTDLSGDPTFGEVVDRVRDFDLAAYAHQDLPFERLVDALSPVRAQNHHPLFQTMLVLQNQGDAEIGLPGLTVTQQPVHTGISKFDLTFTFTETYDDSGRPAGLRGVLEFSTELFLPATAHTLADRLTRLLAALAADPARRVHTVEVLDEDERRSLERVAHGPARPAAARTAPEAFRAQAARTPGATAVRDGGDALTFGELDLLSDDLAHHLYDRGIGRGDLVALALEGTADQVLAMLAVTKAGAAYLPVDLEYPEARIAHMLDDARPALLLTHAARAGRRGLTVPLLALDDRTAWSTGRAAPPGAAPDPRDAAYVIYTSGSTGRPKGVVVTHASLTNHMAWMADHLGLTGDDRVLARTSPSFDASVWETWLPLLHGGSTCPVPSTLNHDPAGLLARMCAEGVTLAQFVPSHLSVVLTETGPGAAPGTLRAVLCGGEPLPRALAERVRREWRTEVHNLYGPTEATIDATAHHHRAAEADGPAGEGGVPLGHPVDNTRAYVLDAALRPVPPGVTGELHLAGDGLARGYLGRPGLTAARFVADPWGPAGSRMYRTGDLVRRDADGLLTHVGRADDQVKVNGFRIEAGEIEAALTALDPIATACVLVREDRPGERRLVAYTVPDPRGGSPAPAERALRARLAETLPAYMVPAAFVSLDALPLLPNGKTDRRALPAPVRPDAARPGSRPRTEKERVLCEVFASVLRTPVVRTDDDFFALGGDSILSIQLVSRVREAGLRVTPRDVFVHRTPEAIAAASTTLDPGTAPGRGASGPEERGTGTMPATPIAAWFLERTGTTDGYNQSGVLRTPTGARPGTLVAALQLLLDHHDMLRLRVAKAAGDEPVLEALPPGSVPAHDRFTRIDVAGLDAGAVRAALTGAGEEARGRLSPSDGNVVEAVWCDAGPETRGRLLLVVHHLAVDAVSWRILAADLATAWRIVTEGASTDARLAASTSYRRWAHLLASQAQSPAREAELPLWEAASSTPDPRLGHRPLDPGRDTAGRTRTLVTRLPATWTRPLLTTVPTAFRAGVDDVLLTGLALAVSARRAERGPAGNGRGGPETTAVLVDLEGHGREQIDENLDLSRTVGWFTSLYPVRLDPGPLDPRAPGRFDAALAERALKRVKEQLRTVPDHGVGYGMLRRLNATTRSRLAAAPDPQIGFNYLGRYAGSPEETGGADWEVLPDAGGPPAQDPGMPVHHVLDINAHTEDLPDGPSLVTRWTWPAELLPEDEVEALSEAFARALRVLAEHADRPDAGGWTPSDLPLVSLDQAQIDRLQNKWGGRK